The Thioclava sp. GXIMD2076 region ACGCCGCCTATCGGGCTGAATGTCTATATGATCAACGGGGCACTCAATAATCAGGTGACTCTGCCCGAGATTTTCAAGGGCGTATGGTGGTTCATCATGATGGATATCTGCACGCTCATACTGCTCATCCTCTTCCCCGCCCTTAGCCTCTGGCTACCTTCTCTGGCTTACTGAAAGTGACGACGATGACTGACAGACCAACAATGATGCTCACCGGCGGCTCGCGCGGAATTGGTGCCGATATCGCGCGCGCCGCCCAAGCCGCAGGTTGGCATATCTGCCTTGGGCTGCGTAATCCGACAGCCATTCCTGAGGGGCTTTCCTCCGACCATCTCGACAGTTTCGTCTATGACGCAACCGACCGCGCGGCAGAAGCAGAATGGGCCCAAGCCGTCATCGAACGGCATGGCCGCATTGATGCAATTGTCGCGAGTGCAGGTCTTTTCACGGCCGAAAACATCGTCGAGGCCTCCGAGGAAGAGGTCGATCTTCTGCTTGAGGTCAATCTGCGGGCGCCACGCCGCCTCGCTATGGCCGCATGGCCAGCGCTGCAACGCTCGGGACGCGGGCGTGTGGTGATCCTCGGCTCGCTTTCGGGGAAAAGGGTCGCATCAGCGGGATCCGGACTCTACTCGGTCAGCAAATTCGCGGCGGTCGGGCTGGCCCATGCCCTCCGTTATGAAGGCTGGGATGCTGGTATCCGTGCCACCGCTATCTGCCCTGGGCTTGTCGCGACAGATATGGGCGAAACCGCCGCCAAGGGAGCACGCCCCACCGCCGAAATGACCCAACCCGAGGAAGTAGCGCACCTTGTGATGGAGGCCATCGGTCTTTCCAATACCGCTTCGGTGCCCGAAATCCATATCAATTGCCGGACAGACGGAATCTTCTAGCAGTTTTTGTCTGCGGTCATGCAACCTAGGGTGGCTTAGTCTAGCGCCGCTGGTCTTTTCCCGCTGAATTGGTCCATCTTTTGGGATAGCTTAGCCCATATGATGGCGAACGACTTAGTGAGGTGGTCCCCATTTTTTGGACAGTTTTTCGGCGGCGCTAAGCTTGCCTGTTGATCATGCTGCCGCCTTCAGATCGAGACCTTGATGAGCCGCGAAGCGTGTTCTGCCACCGAGTGTCGAATGGGGGCGCTTGGTGTTGTAGAAGGTCATCCACTTCCCGATACCGTGCCGGGCTGCGGTGCCGGTTTCAAACGCGTTGAGATAGACGCATCCGTATTTCAGCGACCGCCAGAGCCGTTCGATCATCACGTTATCCATCCACCGGCCTCGCC contains the following coding sequences:
- a CDS encoding SDR family NAD(P)-dependent oxidoreductase; protein product: MTDRPTMMLTGGSRGIGADIARAAQAAGWHICLGLRNPTAIPEGLSSDHLDSFVYDATDRAAEAEWAQAVIERHGRIDAIVASAGLFTAENIVEASEEEVDLLLEVNLRAPRRLAMAAWPALQRSGRGRVVILGSLSGKRVASAGSGLYSVSKFAAVGLAHALRYEGWDAGIRATAICPGLVATDMGETAAKGARPTAEMTQPEEVAHLVMEAIGLSNTASVPEIHINCRTDGIF